The proteins below are encoded in one region of Ephemeroptericola cinctiostellae:
- the gap gene encoding type I glyceraldehyde-3-phosphate dehydrogenase: MTIKVAINGYGRIGRNVLRAHYEGGKKHDIEIVAINDLGDATINAHLTQYDTAHGKFPGTVTVDGDYIVVNGDKIKVLAERDPAKLPWAELGVDVVMECTGFFTTKEAASKHLIGGAKKVIISAPGGKDVDATIVYGVNQGILKSTDTVISNASCTTNCLAPLVKPLNDTIGLVSGLMTTIHAYTNDQRLTDVYHEDIRRARSATMSMIPAKTGAAAAVGLVLPELNGKLDGYAIRVPTINVSLVDLSFIAARDTSVEEINSIMKAAASEGPLKGILQYTDAPLVSVDFNHDPASSSYDSSLTKVSGRLVKVGSWYDNEWGFSNRMLDTTVALMTAK; the protein is encoded by the coding sequence ATGACAATCAAAGTTGCAATTAACGGCTATGGCCGCATCGGTCGCAATGTTTTACGCGCTCATTACGAAGGTGGCAAGAAGCATGACATCGAAATCGTGGCGATCAACGACCTCGGCGATGCCACCATCAACGCACATTTGACACAATACGACACAGCGCATGGCAAATTCCCTGGCACTGTAACCGTTGACGGCGATTACATCGTGGTCAATGGCGACAAAATCAAAGTATTGGCTGAGCGTGATCCCGCCAAATTGCCTTGGGCAGAGTTGGGTGTGGACGTTGTGATGGAGTGCACAGGTTTTTTCACTACTAAAGAAGCCGCTAGCAAACATTTGATCGGTGGCGCGAAAAAAGTCATCATCTCTGCACCTGGTGGCAAAGACGTTGACGCAACGATTGTCTATGGTGTGAATCAAGGCATTTTGAAATCAACTGACACAGTGATTTCAAACGCATCATGCACCACCAACTGCTTGGCTCCTTTGGTTAAGCCATTGAATGACACCATCGGTTTGGTTTCTGGCCTGATGACCACCATTCACGCTTACACCAATGACCAACGTTTGACCGACGTGTACCATGAAGACATCCGCCGTGCACGCTCAGCCACCATGAGCATGATCCCTGCAAAAACAGGTGCAGCCGCAGCGGTTGGCCTCGTGTTGCCAGAATTGAACGGCAAATTGGATGGTTACGCGATTCGTGTACCGACCATCAATGTCTCTTTGGTTGACTTGAGCTTCATCGCCGCGCGTGACACCAGTGTCGAAGAAATCAACAGCATCATGAAAGCCGCTGCCTCAGAAGGCCCGTTAAAAGGCATTTTGCAGTACACCGATGCACCATTGGTTTCTGTTGACTTCAACCACGATCCCGCATCGTCTTCATACGACTCAAGCCTGACCAAAGTGTCGGGTCGCTTGGTTAAAGTGGGCAGCTGGTACGACAACGAATGGGGTTTCTCTAACCGCATGTTGGACACGACTGTTGCATTGATGACTGCGAAGTAA
- the kdsB gene encoding 3-deoxy-manno-octulosonate cytidylyltransferase, which translates to MNHAFHVVIPARMGSTRFFGKPLVEIAGRAMVLRVVEQALAAGADSVIVATDHDDIFKCVTDAGYLAHMTDADHPSGTDRIAQVAVEKGWHDNDIVVNVQGDEPAIDPALVAAVAARLHASSDSVMSTAAHALSSAADFLNPNVVKVVLDDDNRALYFSRAPIPYPRDAMRATGGEPLTALPHDLPALRHMGIYAYRVGFLKQYGQLPVSILEQYESLEQLRVLANGHSIAVHVSDAAAAPGVDEPTDVALVEAYLQVRGGC; encoded by the coding sequence ATGAATCACGCATTTCACGTCGTCATCCCGGCTCGCATGGGCAGCACACGCTTTTTTGGCAAACCTTTGGTTGAAATTGCAGGGCGCGCCATGGTGTTGCGGGTTGTTGAGCAAGCCCTTGCGGCGGGGGCGGACAGCGTCATCGTCGCCACTGACCACGATGATATTTTTAAATGCGTGACCGATGCAGGCTATCTCGCCCACATGACCGATGCCGATCACCCGTCGGGCACTGATCGCATTGCGCAAGTGGCTGTCGAAAAAGGGTGGCATGACAATGACATCGTGGTCAATGTGCAAGGCGATGAACCTGCGATCGACCCCGCCTTGGTTGCGGCTGTGGCGGCTCGCCTACATGCCTCAAGCGACAGCGTCATGTCCACGGCCGCTCATGCCTTGAGCAGCGCCGCTGATTTTTTAAACCCCAATGTCGTTAAAGTTGTACTGGATGACGACAACCGCGCTTTGTATTTTTCACGTGCACCCATCCCCTATCCACGTGACGCCATGCGAGCAACAGGTGGTGAGCCATTGACCGCTTTACCCCACGATTTACCCGCCTTGCGCCACATGGGGATATATGCCTATCGGGTTGGCTTTTTGAAGCAATATGGTCAGTTGCCTGTCAGCATTTTGGAGCAATATGAGAGCCTTGAGCAGCTTCGCGTCTTGGCCAATGGCCACAGCATCGCTGTTCATGTCAGTGATGCCGCCGCTGCGCCAGGGGTCGATGAACCCACCGATGTGGCACTGGTCGAGGCTTATTTGCAAGTGCGAGGCGGTTGCTGA
- the ybgC gene encoding tol-pal system-associated acyl-CoA thioesterase translates to MKPHPIFHLPIKLYFEDTDALGIVYHANYLKYFERARTEWFREAGLNHMELARQTGVGFVIRKCEMEWLSPLTLDDQVIATAQVTKMGNASVYLEQTIVRGEDVVCRGHLLMVCVDFETKKPKTIPDVVRHVFDTVNA, encoded by the coding sequence ATGAAGCCTCATCCCATTTTTCATTTACCGATTAAGCTTTATTTTGAAGACACCGATGCCTTGGGCATTGTGTATCACGCCAATTACCTCAAGTATTTTGAGCGTGCGCGTACCGAGTGGTTTCGTGAGGCGGGCTTGAATCACATGGAGTTGGCGCGCCAGACGGGCGTGGGTTTTGTGATTCGAAAGTGTGAAATGGAGTGGTTGTCTCCGTTGACATTGGATGATCAAGTGATCGCCACAGCGCAAGTCACCAAGATGGGCAATGCATCGGTGTATTTGGAGCAAACCATCGTGCGGGGTGAAGATGTGGTGTGCCGCGGCCATCTTTTGATGGTGTGTGTTGACTTTGAAACAAAAAAACCAAAAACGATTCCCGACGTTGTGCGTCATGTTTTTGATACTGTGAATGCTTAA
- the tkt gene encoding transketolase — translation MSANTKQMANAIRALSMDAVQQANSGHPGMPMGMADIATALWSPENGFFKHNPADSKWADRDRFVLSNGHGSMLLYSLLHLTGYSLSMADIKNFRQLHSKTAGHPEYGFADGIETTTGPLGQGIANAVGMALSEKLLAQEFNKKGHTIVDHKTFVFLGDGCMMEGINHEVASLAGVWRLSKLIALYDDNSISIDGRVTPWFHDNTPERFEAYGWNVIRAVDGHDAASVAKAIEQANANAAADKGPTLICCKTRIGEGSPNFADTDKVHGAPLGAAEIAATRAAIGWAYEPFVVPQDVYDDWNSKDTGAAAQAKWQKAFDAYAKKFPTEASEFTRRMKGELPADFDAVMGAYLKQCVEKAETIATRKASQNAITAYAKALPEFLGGSADLTGSNLTNWPECKPVRADSWGNHINYGVREFGMSAIMNGITLHGGYLPFGATFLTFSDYSRNALRMAALMKIRTLFVFTHDSIGLGEDGPTHQPVEQVASLRLIPNLDVWRPCDTTESGAAWGEAIKRADGPAALIFSRQNLQFMKRNATQTKNIAKGGYVLRDVKADEEVAQIVLMATGSEVDLIVKAADVLASKGVSTRVVSVPCADVFFRQSAAYKRSVLTEGVARVAVEAGVTDTWWRYHCNAVIGLERFGESAPAGELFKLFGFTVDNVVNTALSVLQK, via the coding sequence ATGTCAGCCAATACCAAACAAATGGCCAATGCCATTCGCGCCTTGTCGATGGACGCCGTTCAACAAGCCAATTCAGGTCATCCTGGCATGCCGATGGGCATGGCCGACATCGCGACAGCGTTGTGGAGCCCAGAAAATGGTTTCTTCAAGCACAACCCTGCGGATTCAAAGTGGGCGGATCGCGATCGTTTTGTGCTCTCGAATGGTCATGGCTCGATGTTGCTCTATTCTTTGTTGCATTTGACGGGCTACAGTCTGTCAATGGCCGACATTAAAAATTTCCGCCAACTGCATTCAAAAACAGCGGGGCATCCTGAATATGGATTTGCCGATGGCATTGAAACCACAACGGGCCCTCTTGGCCAAGGCATTGCCAATGCAGTCGGTATGGCACTGAGCGAAAAACTGCTGGCCCAAGAATTTAATAAAAAAGGCCACACCATCGTTGACCACAAAACGTTTGTGTTTCTTGGTGATGGCTGCATGATGGAAGGCATCAACCATGAAGTGGCATCGTTGGCAGGTGTGTGGCGTTTGTCTAAATTAATCGCATTGTACGATGACAACAGCATCTCGATTGATGGTCGCGTGACCCCGTGGTTCCACGACAACACGCCTGAACGTTTTGAAGCCTATGGCTGGAATGTCATCCGTGCGGTTGATGGTCATGATGCCGCATCGGTGGCCAAAGCCATTGAGCAAGCCAATGCCAACGCCGCAGCGGACAAAGGTCCAACCTTGATTTGCTGTAAAACCCGCATCGGTGAAGGCTCACCAAATTTTGCGGATACCGATAAAGTTCACGGCGCACCTTTGGGCGCAGCCGAAATCGCCGCCACCCGTGCTGCCATTGGTTGGGCGTACGAGCCCTTTGTTGTACCGCAAGACGTGTACGATGATTGGAACAGTAAAGACACAGGCGCAGCGGCACAAGCCAAATGGCAAAAAGCATTTGATGCCTATGCCAAAAAATTCCCAACTGAAGCCTCTGAGTTCACGCGCCGCATGAAAGGTGAGTTGCCTGCTGATTTTGATGCCGTCATGGGAGCCTACCTCAAGCAATGCGTAGAAAAGGCCGAAACCATCGCCACTCGCAAAGCCAGTCAAAATGCCATCACGGCATATGCCAAAGCCTTACCAGAATTTTTGGGCGGCTCTGCTGACTTGACAGGTTCAAACTTGACGAATTGGCCTGAATGCAAGCCTGTGCGTGCGGACAGCTGGGGCAATCACATCAATTACGGTGTGCGTGAATTCGGCATGAGCGCGATCATGAACGGCATTACCCTGCACGGTGGTTATTTGCCTTTTGGCGCCACGTTCTTGACGTTCTCAGACTACTCGCGCAATGCCTTGCGCATGGCTGCACTGATGAAAATTCGCACTTTGTTTGTGTTCACGCATGACTCCATTGGTCTGGGCGAAGATGGCCCCACACACCAACCCGTTGAACAGGTTGCTTCATTGCGTTTGATTCCAAACCTTGACGTGTGGCGTCCTTGCGATACAACTGAATCAGGCGCCGCTTGGGGCGAAGCGATTAAACGCGCAGATGGTCCCGCCGCTTTGATTTTCAGCCGACAAAATTTACAGTTCATGAAACGCAACGCCACGCAAACCAAAAACATCGCCAAAGGCGGTTATGTCTTGCGCGATGTGAAAGCGGATGAAGAGGTTGCACAAATCGTCTTGATGGCCACTGGCTCTGAAGTGGACTTGATCGTTAAAGCGGCAGACGTTTTGGCCAGCAAAGGTGTGTCAACCCGTGTCGTTTCTGTGCCTTGCGCAGATGTGTTTTTCCGCCAGTCGGCCGCTTACAAGCGAAGTGTTTTGACCGAAGGTGTGGCTCGTGTGGCCGTTGAGGCGGGTGTGACGGACACATGGTGGCGCTACCACTGCAACGCCGTGATTGGTTTGGAACGTTTTGGCGAATCTGCACCAGCGGGTGAGTTGTTCAAATTGTTTGGCTTCACTGTCGACAATGTGGTCAACACCGCTTTGTCTGTGTTGCAAAAGTAA
- the lpxK gene encoding tetraacyldisaccharide 4'-kinase: MIQPIEHSRATRTQKSFADKSEAHERAQREAWWLNLWQTRSWRTALLWPLSLVYECVVMIRRLSYRLGVLDVYRAPVPVVVVGGILVGGVGKTPVVGVLVKTLLRAGYHPAIVARGYGASSPDGKVAPTEVTRNSLPSEVGDEPLLHLVSSNAPVWVGADRPAVIRALCEKHPEVDVIVCDDGLQHYRMSRDIEVVVMDRRGKGNGWCLPAGPLREPPSRLAAADAVVWHQRCESLSEVQAARQEAVFDPKQRNHFSFKSYISDAYSLFDPSHRLPLSFFGGKDTLALAGIAQPEMFFKMLQAHNVVGHTMALPDHFSFDAAFVKLMDSRHVKYVLMTEKDAVKYQHVIQDNPEYRDRLWVVPLEVLNTPELQRLETYLIDRLQGVEHSE; this comes from the coding sequence ATGATACAGCCGATCGAACACTCGCGAGCAACGCGCACACAAAAAAGCTTTGCTGACAAAAGTGAAGCGCATGAACGCGCTCAGCGTGAAGCATGGTGGTTGAACCTGTGGCAAACCAGAAGCTGGCGCACCGCTTTATTGTGGCCGCTGTCATTGGTGTATGAGTGTGTTGTGATGATCCGTCGCTTGTCGTATCGCTTGGGCGTGTTGGACGTTTACCGTGCACCTGTGCCCGTGGTGGTGGTGGGTGGTATTTTGGTGGGCGGTGTCGGCAAGACCCCGGTGGTCGGTGTGCTGGTCAAAACCTTGCTTCGGGCGGGATACCATCCCGCCATTGTGGCGCGTGGTTACGGGGCATCATCGCCGGATGGCAAAGTGGCACCGACGGAGGTCACTCGCAACAGTTTGCCTTCTGAAGTGGGTGACGAGCCGTTACTGCACCTTGTCAGCAGCAACGCCCCCGTTTGGGTGGGTGCAGATCGGCCTGCGGTGATTCGTGCATTGTGTGAAAAGCACCCTGAGGTCGATGTGATTGTGTGCGACGATGGTTTGCAGCACTACCGCATGTCCCGTGACATTGAAGTGGTGGTAATGGATCGGCGCGGTAAAGGCAATGGCTGGTGTTTGCCTGCGGGTCCTTTGCGTGAACCCCCGTCGCGTTTGGCTGCTGCCGATGCGGTGGTCTGGCACCAGCGTTGTGAAAGCTTATCAGAAGTTCAGGCGGCGCGCCAAGAGGCCGTGTTCGACCCCAAGCAGCGCAATCATTTTTCGTTCAAAAGCTATATTTCTGACGCTTACAGTTTGTTTGATCCAAGCCACCGTTTGCCGCTGTCTTTTTTTGGCGGTAAAGACACATTGGCTTTGGCTGGTATTGCCCAGCCCGAAATGTTTTTTAAAATGTTGCAGGCACATAATGTTGTTGGGCACACCATGGCCTTGCCTGATCATTTTTCGTTTGATGCTGCATTTGTTAAACTCATGGATTCACGCCATGTGAAATATGTGCTGATGACTGAAAAAGACGCAGTGAAGTACCAACACGTGATACAAGACAATCCTGAATACCGTGACCGCCTGTGGGTGGTGCCTTTAGAGGTATTGAACACACCCGAACTGCAGCGTTTAGAAACATATTTGATTGATCGTTTACAAGGTGTTGAACATTCGGAGTGA
- the glyS gene encoding glycine--tRNA ligase subunit beta: MTTQDLLIELLTEELPPKALEKLSTAFSNGVHDALVKLGLVDKDAKKHAYATPRRLAVLISGVVAQAADSMKKDKILPVSVGLDKEGNASASLIKKLTAMGFADKTPADLAIENDGKQDVFFISYTQQGAVLHEALQAILTEVAAKLPIPKVMTYQIHAGTTAEQDVSFVRPVKRALVLFGADVLPLTVFGVKSDRVTDGHRFMGEKNLNVPNAHEYAHVLRTQGMVEPDFQVRRESIYEQLKNKAGAHQVIMPEALLDEVTALTEYPVVYKASFEQGFLAVPQECLILTMQTNQKYFAMTDANGALVNEFLVVSNILTDSPEQIIEGNARVVRPRLADAQFFFEQDKKRSLDDMVGKLQTVVYHNKLGSQGERVARVQAVAAYLAEALNADVNDAKRAAYIAKADLVSDMVGEFPELQGIMGRYYATHHGEKADVAAACAEHYQPRFAGDALPETQIGLITALADKLETLVGIWGIGLQPTGEKDPFALRRHALGVVRMILEKKLPLSLTDTLNAVQAQFDGNAQVKHSVVAVKNFMVDRLKGLLKDQGYAPAQIEAVLSNNPDRLDEVMEKLAAVQAFAVLPEAQNLAAANKRCVNILRKAAEKEEAIAEGVNDALLSEAPEQALAQALTAVRPTVHEALAQREYQTALTALASLREPVDAFFADVMVMADDPAVRANRLKLLHDLAQLMNGVADISCLAV; this comes from the coding sequence ATGACAACCCAAGATTTATTGATTGAACTCCTCACTGAAGAACTTCCTCCTAAAGCTTTGGAAAAGCTCTCCACTGCATTCTCGAATGGTGTGCACGATGCATTGGTGAAGCTCGGTTTGGTGGATAAAGACGCGAAAAAGCATGCGTATGCAACCCCACGCCGTTTGGCGGTACTGATTTCTGGCGTGGTGGCACAGGCGGCCGATTCAATGAAAAAAGATAAAATCTTGCCGGTCTCTGTGGGCTTGGACAAAGAAGGCAATGCCTCTGCATCTTTGATTAAAAAGCTGACGGCCATGGGTTTTGCGGATAAAACGCCTGCGGATTTGGCGATTGAAAATGATGGCAAGCAAGACGTATTTTTCATCAGCTACACACAACAAGGTGCTGTGTTGCATGAGGCATTGCAAGCCATTTTGACCGAAGTGGCTGCGAAATTACCCATTCCCAAGGTCATGACCTATCAAATCCATGCGGGTACGACCGCCGAGCAGGATGTCTCATTTGTGCGCCCAGTGAAGCGTGCATTGGTGTTGTTTGGTGCGGATGTGTTGCCTTTGACTGTGTTTGGCGTCAAATCCGATCGTGTGACCGATGGTCATCGCTTCATGGGTGAAAAGAACCTCAATGTGCCAAATGCACATGAATACGCCCATGTGTTGCGCACACAAGGCATGGTGGAGCCTGATTTTCAGGTGCGCCGTGAAAGCATTTATGAACAGTTAAAAAACAAAGCAGGTGCACATCAGGTGATTATGCCCGAGGCTTTGCTCGACGAAGTGACCGCGCTGACCGAGTATCCTGTGGTTTATAAGGCGTCTTTTGAGCAAGGTTTTTTGGCAGTGCCACAAGAATGCTTGATTCTGACCATGCAAACCAATCAAAAATACTTTGCCATGACAGATGCCAACGGTGCGTTGGTGAATGAATTTTTGGTGGTCTCAAATATTTTGACAGACAGCCCCGAGCAGATCATTGAAGGCAACGCACGCGTGGTGCGTCCGCGTTTGGCCGATGCACAATTCTTCTTTGAACAAGACAAAAAACGCAGTTTGGATGACATGGTGGGCAAGCTGCAAACGGTGGTCTACCACAATAAGCTTGGCTCACAGGGTGAGCGCGTGGCGCGCGTGCAAGCCGTGGCCGCTTACTTGGCTGAGGCGTTGAATGCCGATGTGAACGATGCCAAGCGTGCGGCTTATATTGCCAAGGCCGATTTGGTCAGCGACATGGTGGGTGAGTTCCCTGAGCTGCAAGGTATCATGGGGCGTTATTATGCAACACACCATGGTGAAAAAGCCGATGTGGCTGCGGCATGTGCGGAGCACTATCAGCCACGTTTTGCAGGCGATGCTTTGCCTGAAACGCAAATCGGCTTGATCACCGCTTTGGCTGATAAACTCGAAACCTTGGTCGGTATTTGGGGCATTGGTTTGCAACCGACAGGTGAAAAAGATCCATTTGCGTTGCGCCGTCATGCTTTGGGCGTGGTGCGCATGATTTTAGAGAAAAAATTGCCTTTGTCTTTGACCGACACTTTGAATGCGGTGCAAGCTCAGTTTGATGGCAATGCACAGGTTAAACACAGTGTTGTTGCGGTCAAAAATTTCATGGTTGATCGCTTAAAAGGCCTCCTGAAAGATCAAGGTTATGCGCCTGCACAGATTGAAGCGGTGTTGTCGAACAATCCAGATCGTTTGGATGAGGTGATGGAGAAATTGGCGGCGGTTCAAGCATTTGCGGTGCTGCCAGAGGCGCAAAATCTGGCCGCGGCGAATAAGCGCTGTGTGAATATTTTACGCAAAGCAGCTGAAAAAGAAGAGGCCATTGCTGAGGGTGTCAATGATGCGCTGTTGAGCGAAGCGCCTGAGCAAGCCTTGGCACAGGCCTTGACCGCTGTGCGACCCACGGTACACGAGGCCTTGGCGCAACGTGAATACCAAACGGCGCTGACTGCATTGGCCAGCTTGCGTGAGCCTGTGGATGCCTTTTTTGCCGACGTGATGGTGATGGCCGATGACCCCGCAGTGCGAGCCAATCGCTTGAAGCTGTTGCATGATTTGGCTCAATTGATGAATGGCGTGGCTGATATTTCATGTTTGGCTGTTTGA
- the gmhB gene encoding D-glycero-beta-D-manno-heptose 1,7-bisphosphate 7-phosphatase gives MEKTGNKLIILSRDGVINEERGVISTPDEWVALSGSLEAIASLHRAHFRVIVATNQPGIMLGHLSVSDLNAIHQKMHDAVSASGGKIEAIFFCPHTADAGCSCRKPSPTLLLDIAERFDTPLNEIVYVGDTVNDMMAAQSAGCQPFLVLTGKGGEAFAAGVVPDSAHVRVNLAAVVRELVGAV, from the coding sequence GTGGAAAAAACAGGCAATAAACTCATCATTTTATCTCGAGATGGTGTCATTAACGAAGAGCGCGGCGTGATCAGCACGCCCGATGAGTGGGTGGCGTTGTCCGGTAGTTTGGAGGCCATTGCGAGCCTGCATCGTGCGCACTTTCGAGTGATTGTGGCGACCAATCAACCCGGCATCATGCTGGGGCACTTGAGTGTTTCTGATTTGAACGCCATTCATCAAAAAATGCATGATGCAGTCAGTGCTTCTGGTGGAAAAATTGAAGCGATTTTCTTTTGTCCTCATACGGCGGATGCGGGGTGCTCCTGTCGCAAGCCATCACCCACGTTGTTGTTGGACATTGCAGAGCGCTTTGATACGCCATTAAATGAAATTGTGTATGTGGGTGATACGGTGAATGACATGATGGCTGCGCAAAGCGCAGGTTGTCAGCCTTTTCTTGTGTTGACAGGGAAAGGCGGTGAAGCCTTTGCGGCGGGCGTGGTGCCTGATTCGGCGCACGTGCGGGTCAATTTGGCGGCAGTGGTGCGTGAGTTGGTGGGGGCGGTTTAG
- a CDS encoding ribonuclease catalytic domain-containing protein, giving the protein MNTIFYEQSGKLIAAQVMEQKEHHVHAKGQGSSLLKIKLKDVLLQGDVSEPSSQAIALKIDDMVAQADLPFVWECAPEGVFEFGELAREYFGSSASVLEQAAMWQVLHGAPIYFGKKGRGQFTRQPAEQIEVALAAVAKKEERLRIQAGWADELVAGRAPIEVLQMRDAILQKKNANDITYKAVLAAAEHLNLTVPQTLLHAGAFKNAFELHRATFLAEHYPQGIAAELPMPQFSADDLPLNDALDVFSIDDSMTTEIDDAFSVQLLNDGRHRIGVHIAAPSLAVKRDDVADVHASNRMSTMYTPGEKITMLPDAWVQCFSLDEGTIKPVVSIYATLDVHADVPLSEVESKVERIKMAANLRHDVPAMQLTNDDLNGERSDYAYASALKVLWQGALKLSAQRDAMRGKPENNNRADFSFTIDKSIEAVPVGDELVTISQRMRGSPIDKIVSEWMIFANVNWAQMLDGLRVPALFRTQSNIGVRTSTHAQPHLAMGVPAYMWSTSPLRRYADWFNQMQLLAAIEYGVTAPMQAPFKAKEIDLLKRMSAFDEKYKAYNEQQNKMEKYWCLQWVNQHMNDGVYEGEAIVVKDGVLRLAQVPLYIPCATLPEGLPMQSRLKVRLSGVDWVALTVGVSVVDVVAPLVSATDAVSVPVEDELKSNDLSGLSESHELPETSTSDNVSELASAAINETTETQ; this is encoded by the coding sequence ATGAACACGATTTTTTATGAACAATCAGGCAAGTTGATTGCAGCGCAGGTCATGGAGCAAAAAGAGCACCACGTGCATGCGAAAGGTCAAGGCTCGTCACTATTGAAAATCAAGTTGAAAGACGTGTTGTTGCAAGGGGATGTGAGTGAGCCGTCGAGCCAAGCGATTGCGCTGAAAATTGACGACATGGTGGCACAAGCAGATTTGCCTTTTGTGTGGGAGTGCGCGCCCGAAGGCGTATTTGAGTTCGGCGAGTTGGCGCGTGAATATTTTGGCAGCAGTGCGAGTGTGTTGGAGCAAGCTGCGATGTGGCAAGTGTTGCATGGGGCGCCGATTTATTTTGGGAAAAAAGGCCGAGGCCAATTCACACGTCAGCCCGCAGAGCAAATTGAAGTGGCATTGGCGGCGGTGGCGAAAAAAGAGGAACGTTTGCGCATTCAGGCAGGGTGGGCGGATGAGTTGGTGGCAGGGCGTGCGCCCATTGAAGTGCTGCAGATGCGCGATGCCATTTTACAAAAGAAAAATGCCAATGACATCACCTACAAAGCCGTTTTGGCCGCTGCTGAGCACTTGAATTTGACCGTTCCGCAAACGCTGTTGCACGCAGGGGCATTCAAGAATGCATTTGAGCTGCACCGAGCGACATTTTTGGCTGAACATTATCCGCAAGGCATCGCGGCTGAGTTGCCGATGCCACAGTTTTCTGCCGATGATTTGCCTTTGAATGATGCACTGGATGTGTTTTCGATTGATGACAGCATGACCACCGAAATTGACGATGCGTTTTCGGTGCAGCTTTTGAATGATGGGCGTCATCGCATTGGTGTGCACATTGCCGCACCGTCATTGGCGGTCAAGCGCGATGATGTCGCGGATGTTCATGCATCGAATCGCATGTCCACCATGTACACGCCAGGTGAAAAAATCACCATGTTGCCAGATGCGTGGGTGCAATGCTTTAGTTTGGACGAAGGCACGATTAAACCCGTTGTGTCGATTTACGCGACTCTGGATGTGCATGCTGATGTGCCATTGAGTGAGGTTGAAAGCAAAGTGGAGCGCATCAAAATGGCCGCCAATTTGCGCCACGATGTGCCCGCAATGCAATTGACCAACGATGATTTGAATGGTGAACGCAGCGATTATGCCTATGCCAGTGCATTGAAAGTGTTGTGGCAGGGGGCTTTGAAACTCAGTGCGCAGCGCGATGCCATGCGCGGCAAACCTGAGAACAACAACCGTGCTGATTTTTCCTTCACGATCGATAAGTCCATCGAAGCCGTTCCTGTGGGTGATGAATTGGTCACTATCAGCCAACGCATGCGCGGTTCACCGATTGATAAAATTGTGTCGGAGTGGATGATTTTCGCCAATGTGAACTGGGCGCAGATGCTTGATGGTTTGCGTGTTCCCGCGCTGTTCCGCACACAAAGCAACATCGGTGTGCGCACCTCAACCCATGCCCAACCACATTTGGCAATGGGCGTGCCTGCCTACATGTGGTCGACCTCGCCTTTACGCCGTTATGCCGATTGGTTCAATCAAATGCAATTGTTGGCGGCGATTGAGTATGGCGTGACGGCACCGATGCAAGCACCGTTTAAAGCCAAAGAAATTGATTTGCTCAAGCGCATGAGTGCTTTTGATGAAAAATACAAAGCGTACAATGAGCAGCAAAACAAGATGGAAAAATATTGGTGCTTGCAGTGGGTCAATCAACACATGAACGATGGTGTGTATGAAGGCGAAGCGATTGTGGTCAAAGACGGCGTTCTGCGCTTGGCTCAAGTGCCATTGTACATTCCTTGTGCAACCCTCCCTGAGGGGCTGCCCATGCAGTCTCGGCTCAAGGTTCGCTTGTCTGGTGTGGACTGGGTGGCATTGACTGTGGGTGTGTCGGTTGTTGATGTTGTGGCACCACTGGTTTCTGCGACGGATGCGGTGTCCGTGCCTGTGGAAGATGAACTCAAGTCAAATGATTTGAGCGGGTTGAGTGAATCACATGAGTTGCCCGAAACCTCAACATCGGATAACGTTTCTGAGTTGGCTTCTGCGGCCATCAACGAAACAACTGAAACCCAATAA
- a CDS encoding Trm112 family protein: protein MSNPSWLNVLRCPQCKGELTQAEHEGAAGLSCTADALFYPIRDGMPIMLIEQAIALNAVADVAADAS, encoded by the coding sequence ATGTCAAACCCATCATGGTTGAATGTGTTGCGTTGCCCTCAATGCAAAGGCGAATTGACGCAGGCAGAGCACGAAGGTGCAGCGGGTTTGAGCTGCACCGCAGATGCTTTGTTTTACCCGATTCGTGACGGCATGCCGATCATGTTGATCGAACAAGCCATCGCATTGAATGCTGTCGCCGATGTTGCTGCTGACGCATCATGA